One stretch of Acanthochromis polyacanthus isolate Apoly-LR-REF ecotype Palm Island chromosome 16, KAUST_Apoly_ChrSc, whole genome shotgun sequence DNA includes these proteins:
- the LOC127530385 gene encoding C-C chemokine receptor type 7-like: MEQCNLTVVESNMSPSPSSYEYQPHVAPVVLMSICFLVGFPGNIAVLLLRPNFQHLSSLSQSLMLNLAFSDLLCLLILPLWIYSFLNSWTFGREVCKVVIYLIYCSVYGSQLTVTMLAVQRYLLVVRLKKFLQLGGKRLLVLLWLVAALLSIPALVFQQLVKHDNWSECMRVYCSDARHVTALLTESVVGFILLFVMAFAYIQVRRKVNQSAFFNNPQTNRLVTSIIVTSFVLWVPYLTVNVLNVIAYSLNNKNLMNFFNTPWAIVVAATFVNSCLNPLLYAFASYKMHQTPTTNNAAAVTTEEELQE; encoded by the coding sequence ATGGAGCAGTGCAACTTAACTGTGGTGGAATCGAACATGTCCCCGTCCCCCTCTTCTTATGAATATCAACCTCATGTGGCCCCCGTGGTGCTGATGTCCATCTGCTTCCTGGTGGGATTTCCTGGAAACATCGCCGTGCTTCTCCTCAGACCAAACTTTCAGCATCTGTCCAGCCTGAGCCAGAGTTTGATGCTGAATCTGGCTTTTTCAGACCTGCTCTGTCTGCTGATCCTCCCGCTGTGGATTTACAGTTTTCTCAACAGCTGGACCTTTGGTCGTGAAGTCTGCAAGGTGGTCATTTACCTCATATACTGCAGCGTTTATGGCAGCCAGCTGACTGTGACGATGCTGGCCGTCCAGCGCTACCTGCTGGTTGTGCGCCTGAAGAAGTTCCTACAGCTTGGAGGAAAGAGGCTGCTGGTTCTGCTCTGGCTGGTTGCAGCGCTGCTGTCCATCCCTGCTTTAGTGTTTCAACAGTTGGTCAAGCATGACAACTGGTCAGAATGCATGCGTGTCTACTGCTCTGACGCCCGGCATGTGACTGCACTGCTGACAGAATCAGTGGTAGgattcattttactttttgtcatGGCATTTGCTTACATCCAGGTCCGCAGAAAGGTGAACCAGTCGGCATTTTTCAACAACCCTCAGACAAACAGACTGGTTACCAGCATCATTGTGACCTCTTTTGTCCTGTGGGTGCCGTATCTCACCGTGAATGTGCTGAATGTCATTGCCTATTCTCTAAACAACAAGAATTTGATGAACTTTTTCAACACACCTTGGGCAATTGTTGTCGCAGCAACATTTGTGAACAGCTGCCTGAATCCACTCCTGTATGCATTTGCTTCTTACAAAATGCACCAAACACCCACAACAAATAATGCAGCTGCTgtcaccacagaagaagagctACAAGAATAA
- the LOC127530317 gene encoding C-C chemokine receptor type 7-like: MEELNFTVVASNVSISDFSEYQPDVFPAVLLSICFLLGVPGNIAVVLLRPSFQHLSSLSQSLMLNLAFSDLLCLLTLPVWIYTFLYSWTLGLEACKLMAYLMYCSVHGRQLTVMMLAVQRYLLVVRLKKFLHLGRKRLLVLLWLVAALLSIPALVLPQLFRYQNSSQCVRVYTPDAQRVAELLTEILLGFISLFVVAFAYIQVRRKVNQAAFFNNPQTNRLVTSIIVTFFVLWMPYHTVNMLGVIAISLNNESLLKFCTDAWTNVTAVTFVNSCLNPLLYAFASYKMCQTTTTNNAAAVTTDDEVQE; this comes from the coding sequence ATGGAGGAACTCAACTTCACTGTGGTGGCATCGAACGTGTCCATCTCCGATTTTTCTGAATACCAACCtgatgtgttccctgcagtgcTGCTGTCCATCTGCTTCCTGCTGGGAGTTCCTGGAAACATTGCCGTGGTTCTTCTTAGACCCAGCTTTCAGCATCTGTCCAGCCTGAGCCAGAGTTTGATGTTAAATCTGGCTTTTTCAGACCTGCTCTGCCTGCTGACCCTCCCAGTATGGATTTACACGTTTCTCTACAGCTGGACCTTGGGCCTGGAAGCCTGCAAGCTGATGGCGTACCTCATGTACTGCAGCGTTCATGGCAGACAGCTGACTGTGATGATGCTGGCCGTCCAGCGCTACCTGCTGGTTGTGCGCCTTAAGAAGTTCCTACATCTTGGAAGGAAGAGGCTGCTGGTTCTGCTCTGGCTGGTTGCAGCGCTGCTGTCCATCCCTGCTTTAGTGCTTCCACAGCTGTTCAGATATCAGAACAGTTCCCAATGCGTTCGTGTCTACACCCCTGATGCACAGAGGGTAGCTGAACTGCTGACTGAAATCCTGTTAGGATTCATTTCCCTTTTTGTTGTGGCGTTTGCTTACATCCAGGTCCGCAGAAAGGTGAACCAGGCGGCATTTTTCAACAACCCCCAGACAAACAGACTGGTTACCAGCATCATTGTGACCTTTTTTGTCCTGTGGATGCCGTATCACACCGTGAATATGCTGGGTGTCATTGCCATTTCTCTAAACAACGAGAGCTTGTTGAAGTTTTGCACAGACGCCTGGACAAATGTTACAGCTGTAACATTTGTGAACAGCTGCCTGAATCCACTCCTGTATGCATTTGCGTCTTACAAAATGTgtcaaacaaccacaacaaataATGCAGCTGCTGTCACCACCGACGACGAGGTACAAGAATAA